Proteins encoded together in one Carya illinoinensis cultivar Pawnee chromosome 3, C.illinoinensisPawnee_v1, whole genome shotgun sequence window:
- the LOC122303050 gene encoding receptor-like protein kinase FERONIA: MGNISKLKPILLVFLFFLLTHISIGASTPRYIPVDNIALNCGTYGNSTDRYYQHEWIGDIEPSKFAPKEERNQKSITSNAKSRDPSVETVPFMNARLSYSQFTYVFHVTSGPKFVRLFFYADSYSDFDGSLAFFTVKANSKFTLLSNFSASILANYLGGSKRLSKEFCINVEEDQKLNLTFIPKPSANSSRFFAFVNGIEIVSMPTYLYYSNPEKSSPPYVGQSSQFSIDNNSALEMIHRLNIGGSSLSPTEDTGMFREWSDSTYLLSGGVIPRQPNLTPNYSAIPNYTAPDNVYRSAITMGPNITWNLQSNLTWGLSVDPGFDYLVRLHFCEIEPSITMAGERPFIIYIDNKTAEDNADVIMWSGGRDTPWYQDYVVRVDQDKSTLFIALHPGKATNAIYDAILNGAEVFKLNDGDNNLAGPNPASTLLPSPPPAQQTASTSNSRKTRFIAIGTGVGLFLALLTLACCVVVWKLRSSKRYGSYYPVSKCWFWSDQNKGKSSRTKASSLPEELCRQFSLEEIKTATHNFNEELVIGVGGFGKVYKGFIDDGTTTVAIKRLNPESKQGAKEFWKEIEMLSQLRHVHLVSLIGYSNDEREMTLVYDYMSNGTLREHLYDTNKDPLSWIQRLEICVGAACGLNYLHTGVKHPIIHRDVKTTNILLDENYVAKVSDFGLSKEGQDDKAVSTMVKGTFGYLDPDYARRRQLTEKSDVYSFGVVLFEVLCARKALNPKLEEEQWNLANWARKCIEKGTMGEIIDPNLMGKVAPECFKVYVDIAESCVRDQGSQRPTMNDVMDKLNFALQRQKEANAAKETINPYGRETYTEVLSFHVSDTTEACRYNNIFSGHVSESDSGTWLTTNNTGMTYPSLESDTVKCEDVFTDTSNISKA; encoded by the coding sequence ATGGGGAACATCTCAAAACTCAAACCTATTCTGCTCGTCTTCTTATTCTTCCTTCTCACTCACATTTCAATCGGTGCTTCTACTCCTCGTTACATTCCGGTTGATAATATTGCCCTCAACTGCGGCACTTATGGCAACTCAACGGATAGGTACTATCAGCACGAGTGGATTGGAGACATAGAGCCCTCCAAATTCGCTCCCAAAGAAGAACGTAACCAGAAATCTATTACCTCAAATGCCAAAAGCCGAGATCCATCTGTCGAAACTGTCCCCTTCATGAATGCCCGTTTATCCTATTCCCAATTCACCTACGTCTTCCATGTCACCTCTGGTCCTAAATTTGTTCGGTTGTTCTTTTACGCAGATTCATACTCTGATTTTGATGGATCTCTGGCGTTTTTTACCGTCAAAGCAAACAGTAAGTTCACCTTACTTAGCAACTTCAGTGCTTCCATTCTTGCTAATTACTTGGGGGGCTCAAAACGTCTTTCTAAAGAGTTCTGCATCAACGTTGAAGAGGatcaaaaattgaatttgacaTTCATTCCAAAACCAAGTGCTAATTCTAGCAGATTCTTTGCTTTTGTTAATGGAATTGAGATCGTCTCCATGCCAACGTACCTCTACTATAGCAATCCAGAAAAATCAAGCCCACCTTACGTTGGCCAAAGTAGTCAGTTCTCTATAGACAACAACAGTGCACTCGAGATGATTCATCGACTCAATATAGGCGGGAGCTCGTTATCGCCGACGGAAGATACTGGCATGTTTAGAGAATGGTCCGACAGCACTTACTTGTTGAGTGGAGGCGTGATCCCCCGTCAGCCAAATTTGACGCCCAATTACTCAGCAATACCAAATTACACTGCCCCTGATAACGTTTATCGGTCTGCAATCACGATGGGTCCAAACATAACTTGGAATTTGCAGTCTAATTTGACATGGGGTTTATCCGTAGATCCGGGGTTCGATTATCTGGTCAGGCTTCATTTCTGTGAAATTGAGCCCAGTATAACAATGGCCGGCGAAAGGCCATTCATTATCTATATAGACAACAAGACAGCTGAAGATAACGCTGATGTAATTATGTGGAGCGGAGGAAGGGATACGCCATGGTATCAGGACTATGTAGTACGCGTTGATCAGGATAAGAGTACACTCTTTATTGCTCTACACCCTGGAAAAGCTACCAATGCAATCTATGATGCCATTTTAAACGGGGCAGAAGTGTTCAAACTGAACGACGGCGATAACAACCTAGCCGGACCGAATCCTGCCAGTACTTTGCTGCCCTCTCCACCTCCGGCTCAACAAACTGCTTCGACATCCAACTCAAGGAAAACAAGATTCATTGCCATTGGAACTGGTGTAGGCTTATTTTTGGCCTTGCTCACTTTAGCGTGTTGCGTGGTTGTTTGGAAACTGCGGTCATCTAAGCGTTATGGTTCTTACTATCCGGTATCGAAGTGCTGGTTCTGGTCTGACCAAAACAAAGGAAAGTCATCAAGGACAAAAGCCTCATCACTGCCCGAAGAGTTATGCCGCCAATTCTCACTTGAAGAAATCAAAACAGCAACCCACAACTTCAATGAAGAATTAGTTATTGGTGTCGGTGGCTTTGGGAAGGTATATAAAGGTTTCATTGACGATGGCACTACGACCGTGGCGATTAAGCGTTTGAACCCAGAGTCAAAGCAAGGGGCCAAAGAGTTTTGGAAGGAGATTGAGATGCTTTCCCAACTTCGCCATGTCCACCTCGTCTCTCTCATTGGATACTCCAACGACGAGAGGGAGATGACCCTTGTCTACGACTACATGTCCAATGGGACACTACGAGAACACCTCTATGACACGAACAAGGATCCCCTCTCGTGGATACAAAGGCTCGAAATTTGCGTCGGAGCAGCGTGTGGTCTGAACTACTTGCACACGGGAGTGAAGCACCCCATCATCCACCGTGACGTGAAGACGACCAACATTTTATTGGATGAGAATTATGTGGCCAAGGTTTCGGATTTCGGGTTGTCCAAAGAAGGTCAGGATGACAAGGCGGTTAGTACCATGGTAAAGGGCACATTCGGGTATTTAGATCCGGATTACGCCAGGCGTCGACAACTCACAGAAAAATCAGACGTGTACTCATTTGGTGTAGTGCTCTTTGAGGTATTATGTGCCCGAAAAGCACTGAATCCAAAACTGGAGGAAGAGCAATGGAATTTGGCCAATTGGGCTCGAAAATGCATTGAGAAAGGGACCATGGGTGAGATCATCGATCCAAATCTGATGGGCAAGGTAGCTCCGGAGTGTTTCAAGGTGTACGTGGATATCGCAGAAAGTTGCGTGCGTGATCAGGGGAGCCAACGGCCCACCATGAACGATGTTATGGATAAACTTAACTTTGCATTGCAACGACAAAAGGAAGCAAATGCCGCGAAGGAGACAATCAATCCCTACGGCAGGGAGACCTATACGGAGGTATTATCATTCCATGTTTCTGATACCACTGAAGCTTGCCGATACAATAACATTTTCAGCGGGCACGTGTCAGAATCGGATAGTGGAACCTGGTTGACTACAAATAATACAGGGATGACCTACCCAAGTCTTGAGTCTGATACTGTGAAGTGTGAAGATGTGTTTACGGACACGAGCAATATCTCCAAAGCTTGA
- the LOC122304433 gene encoding serine/threonine-protein kinase CTR1-like: protein MNPYLWLMCNDVEKGWRLPPLMSLKAIDPSETSMEVVLVDRRGDSRLKELEDKAQELYCASENTLMLVEKLGKLVAIYMGGTFPVEQGDIHMCWKLVSERLREFQQCIVLPIGSLSIGLCRHRAILFKVMECTMQRSYQLAGLKVEVMQANHCSEYFLLKILLADKLLRRKQNIAGRLTNRGQRDGGWRKTRCRAPQKSLLCF, encoded by the exons ATGAATCCGTATCTGTGGCTGATGTGTAATGATGTAGAGAAAGGTTGGCGGCTGCCACCATTGATGTCGCTTAAAGCAATTGACCCCAGTGAAACGTCTATGGAGGTGGTGCTTGTTGATAGACGTGGGGACTCTCGCCTTAAGGAACTTGAAGATAAAGCTCAAGAATTGTATTGTGCTTCAGAGAATACCTTAATGTTGGTGGAGAAGCTAGGCAAACTTGTTGCTATCTACATGGG GGGCACTTTTCCAGTGGAGCAAGGAGATATCCACATGTGCTGGAAATTAGTTAGTGAGAGATTGAGGGAATTTCAGCAATGCATTGTGCTCCCTATTGGCAGTCTTTCTATCGGACTTTGTAGGCATCGTGCCATTCTTTTCAAGGTGATGGAATGCACTATGCA AAGAAGTTACCAGTTGGCAGGTTTGAAGGTTGAAGTTATGCAAGCTAATCATTGTTCTGAGTACTTTCTTCTCAAGATTCTTCTAGCCGACAAGCTCTTGAGAaggaaacaaaatattgcaggGAGGCTTACCAACAGAGGCCAACGGGATGGAGGCTGGCGAAAAACACGATGTAGGGCTCCTCAGAAGAGCTTGCTCTGTTTTTGA